TTCGGCTGCCGCGTCGAACAGGGGATGCGGCTGGAAGAGGCTCTTGAGAGCCGCCCTGAAGACCTCTCCCGGTTGAAGTCGCGGTGGGATCGGGCCCTGGCCGGCGAACGGTACAAGGATATGGCCATCTACCCGGACGGCGATGGAGCGCTCAGCCATCTGGAGGTGGCGTTCAACCCCATCCGCGACGAACAGGGAACGCTCATCGGCGCCGGGCAGCTCATCCGCGACGTCACCGATCGCGTTGAGGCCCATGAGGCGCTCCGCCGCAACGCCGCGCAGCTTGAAGCCCTCGGGGCGTCTCGCGAACAGGCCTACGCCGCTCTCCAGCACGCTTACGAGGAGTTGAAGCTGGCCGAGAGCCGCCTCGTGCAAGCGGAGAAGCTCTCCGCGCTGGGGCAGCTCATCGCCGGCGTCGCGCACGAGATCAACAACCCGCTGGCGTTCGTCGGCAACGACCTGGCGATCCTCCAGCGCGATGTGGCGAACCTGATGCGTCTGATCCAGCTTTACCGACAGGCCGCCTCGACGCTGGCCGAACGGCATCCCGAACTGGCCGCCGAAATCGCCGATACGGCCGAGGAGATGGATCTCGAATACGCGCTCGAGCACCTCAACGGCCTGACCTCTCGCGCCCGCGACGGCCTGGGACGGATCCGCCGGATCGTCAAGGACCTCCGCGACTTCGCCCGCCTCGATGAAGGCGAGAAAGACGACGCCGACCTGAGCGCTGGGCTGGCTTCCACGGTCAACATCGTCGCCGGCCTGGCACGCGACCGTCAGGTCGAGGTCGTCACCGATCTGCCCCCGCTCCCTACGGTCACTTGCTCGCCTGGGAAGATCAACCAGGTGGTTCTGAATCTGTTGATCAACGCCATCGACGCCAGCCGGACAGGCGGCAAGGTGACGCTCCGCACTCGACAGGACGGTCCTGAAGGCGTGGCGATCGACGTGATCGACGAGGGCGTCGGCATCCCTCCGGATGTCCGAGGCCGCATCTTCGACCCCTTCTTCACGACGAAGCCGGTCGGCAAGGGGACCGGCC
The Paludisphaera rhizosphaerae DNA segment above includes these coding regions:
- a CDS encoding PAS domain-containing sensor histidine kinase, with product MSESGRKPTPPIVLIVVAVLATAVGWFAIERLAMIAEHTAGEGAVSHSWHLIAIQALILAILCLVGTSLWLLRRRDEARDGETGLLAVLDAAPDGMALIDGSCRIVLANARVEAMFGYHRDELLGRSIEVLLPDAPRFLGARTDPDAAPILRADLGALRGLETKGRRKNGSSIPLEVSFGVVGRREEVAVAACVLHDVSDRLGEEARLREAYRALRFANDRLRGVVEGTSDMIAALDRDGRYILLNDAYRRAFQRLFGCRVEQGMRLEEALESRPEDLSRLKSRWDRALAGERYKDMAIYPDGDGALSHLEVAFNPIRDEQGTLIGAGQLIRDVTDRVEAHEALRRNAAQLEALGASREQAYAALQHAYEELKLAESRLVQAEKLSALGQLIAGVAHEINNPLAFVGNDLAILQRDVANLMRLIQLYRQAASTLAERHPELAAEIADTAEEMDLEYALEHLNGLTSRARDGLGRIRRIVKDLRDFARLDEGEKDDADLSAGLASTVNIVAGLARDRQVEVVTDLPPLPTVTCSPGKINQVVLNLLINAIDASRTGGKVTLRTRQDGPEGVAIDVIDEGVGIPPDVRGRIFDPFFTTKPVGKGTGLGLSISYGIVQEHGGRIEVDSTPDVGSRFTIHLPLRPPPKEAPALAVAETLRDGN